aagtcattgtattgggcggatacacgttcgtaaacctcaaacgattccgaattgaagtgaacgtgggggcgcatcccaagcggattgattaacgccagaaactttatcctttatctattgagaaaaaaaaacagaaatgaattTCGAAATGCTAAGAATAAGTGTAAGCCACTCTTGCAGCAACTCAACCAACAATGCAAATTTTGGAGGGTTGCGAATAAAACACTAAAAGTAATCGTCATAAATTTCCCTGAAACGCCAACAAATGGAAAGAGCACTATGTGAACCAAAAAAAGTGACTTACTTGAGTCGGCGCCGTGTCTACGTGTCTGAGTGGTGCCTGCTCGCGACGCCCCTGCTTATACTAAACGCAGTCCATGCAAACATCATTTGAATATACGCTCTAGGCTCTTTAGAGCTATATAATCTGCGCATTTATGGGGGAGAATTTGCAAAGATATTGCAGAAAGCTGCCGTTGTCCAGCTCACCGTCAATCCTCAATCCAAATAGGTCAAATTCCTAGAGGAAGCGTGGAATTTCCGGTCTTCGTTTCGTTAGGCTGAACTGCTGGACACTGCCTGCAAGTCTCGGTAACAGTGACGAGTGCATGGATTTTGTGGAAGGTCTAGCTGTAGTTGAAGAAGGTTAGGAGACGAAGATGCTCGTAACCTCGTCAGACGATAATAGCAGACCGCCGTTTAAGTCAACCAAATGGAGCCATTTTTTAATCAGCTAGCAATTCCAATCTATGCATTCTAGGCATTGCAATTGCAATTTATGGATATATACAAATTATTATAGGCACATGAAATCTCTAACATATCATACATATCATAtgttcaagatttcaattacAGTTTTGTTTGTCGACATTGTTCTAACGTTGTTTATAAGCAGGACCAAATAAGAAGTCATCCAAGtattgattaaaggcatcaccccacgaatctgatgtggtgcagatttcaggtggagtattcttataagggatagtggattaaggagagggaggtgattccgtccatttcttcctaattgccgtaaaaacggcacaGAAGATTTGGCGTCGCGCaaggcgcactattttctacagcgagttcgactggcgcactccagaactccctttaaaaaatggtgcgccagaacgcctgaagccgtatcttccgggccgtttttttacggcagttaggaagaaatggacggaatcacctccctctccttaatctatgatcccgtatacgaatactccacctgaaatccgtaccacctcagattcgtggagtgatgcctttaaaggttcCGAGCCTTTGTACTTTCCAAACTATTACTCTCCATGAATATATTGATTCTATCCATTTGAAATTTATGTATCccaataatatattatatataaaacTTGTTCACCAGCACTTATTTTCTCTTTACAATTGAATGCCTAGGAATGATCACCTTGAATAGTTTGTCAAGGgcatccttcttctttctgagAATTGGCTGCGGCCCAACCTCAAGGTGCTTTCTAATATCTGTTTTCTACACATGTGTAGGTATTTGATGTTCCTTGGGAGAATTTACGTGGACTATGGCAGCAGTCCATAGCGCAGCTATAGATGCTCCTCGTTGAGATGCCGTCCACAGTCACCATACAATCCACGAAACACAACTTTGTCGACTTGACTAAgggcagtgtatcacgaaactggtAGTGTTAGATCTCCTCACATAGAAGAGATAGCGTAGGTGTAGCTGTGAACGTGATCAGGCTCAATTCCAAATAATAATTCAGGAAATGCGTGAGAAACACCCTGTCCCCCTACGATGCAACTGGCTACGCGATAGAATGCAAGCAATCCTTGTTCGTTGCACAACAACGCAACTGATACAACAAAAATAGACAGCAAAAGCTTTCCGCTTGCACAATCTCACACGCATGGCGGAGTGCCCTTGTTCTATTGCCCGTAATAAATAGCATGGCTGAGAACATGGGTGCAATCAAAGTTGTTTCGCACGCCTTCTCCTGGACTACTAACCGGAATTGAGTGTGATCATACTCATGGACTATACTCTTACTCCCATATATTCGTGGTGAGATCCCAACGTCGTATATTTCGTGGcactttcttttgaaataaaaacgaaattaaaaaGCATCTGGATGCTGGATCTCACTTTTATCGATGTGTCTTCATCTGAGGTCATACTAaacttcattgtttttttcggAGGAATACTACTTAATCTTCTCTATGTATAACAGACTAATACCAGGATCATTTAGGTACGACGTCGCTGCAAAACAACCGGTTCAAATACGGAACTGCATCTTATATCTGCCTCCGAACTCGAAGAAGCTGTAGCAAACATCGTAGCTGAACATCTTGCAAACACGAAAGATATAAAAACGAACGATGAAACAACAAGAGACGTCAGGATGCCGCCCAGCTCACCAATTCAGCCTGTTCCTACGTCTTGCAAATCAAATGATCTCCAGCTTGGCAAGAACATCGTCCCCCGcctacaaaaattaaaagtattgGACAAAATGATAACCGAAAGGACGGCACTTGTGGGTCACTTTGATGCCAGCCTCGTAAAAATAGAGCTGGCTCGCAAGCGAGAATTTATCCTGAAGTCCCGGCGGATGTCCGTGAGTATTCCACGCACTGGGATTACTGACGCAAGAACATCGCCTGAGATGTTGACAAGAGTAAAATCACCGCAAAAACGAGACACTCGGGATGTAGCGATCCAGGCTGAAAAACTGCTTTCTCCAGCAGTCTCAGTGCAAAGCTCGTCCTCGACGCCTTCTGGCAGCAACTCAAGTACATCCGGCACATCTGACGAGGAAACCGAGTCAGAAAGGAGGGAAACAAATGAGTCTGAGTCTGCTTCAAGCACTACCAGCAGTACatcttcttcaaaagaaacgaTCGTGAGAAAGAAATCAACCGCGTCTTCGAATTCGCATTCAAGTGCAGAGCAAACAAAGTAAGTTATCCTCTCCGAGAACATTAGTGTAATAAAGTAAAATCTTCCCGTTTTTTTCAGTCAGGTCCTCTACATTTGTGTTTCGTTCAGATCGCC
This window of the Necator americanus strain Aroian chromosome III, whole genome shotgun sequence genome carries:
- a CDS encoding hypothetical protein (NECATOR_CHRIII.G11998.T2), which encodes MAITIAVKIAKYYNSPTTENVISKQECEAQTDRTEMRTAQTQVRRRCKTTGSNTELHLISASELEEAVANIVAEHLANTKDIKTNDETTRDVRMPPSSPIQPVPTSCKSNDLQLGKNIVPRLQKLKVLDKMITERTALVGHFDASLVKIELARKREFILKSRRMSVSIPRTGITDARTSPEMLTRVKSPQKRDTRDVAIQAEKLLSPAVSVQSSSSTPSGSNSSTSGTSDEETESERRETNESESASSTTSSTSSSKETIVRKKSTASSNSHSSAEQTKSPSEVLTRSKPERTTEEPLSPTSLYLKQLREKILQERLQKI
- a CDS encoding hypothetical protein (NECATOR_CHRIII.G11998.T1), with the translated sequence MNGATLDNLMIADVLLSRGLSILYSKDHENSVMAITIAVKIAKYYNSPTTENVISKQECEAQTDRTEMRTAQTQVRRRCKTTGSNTELHLISASELEEAVANIVAEHLANTKDIKTNDETTRDVRMPPSSPIQPVPTSCKSNDLQLGKNIVPRLQKLKVLDKMITERTALVGHFDASLVKIELARKREFILKSRRMSVSIPRTGITDARTSPEMLTRVKSPQKRDTRDVAIQAEKLLSPAVSVQSSSSTPSGSNSSTSGTSDEETESERRETNESESASSTTSSTSSSKETIVRKKSTASSNSHSSAEQTKSPSEVLTRSKPERTTEEPLSPTSLYLKQLREKILQERLQKI